Below is a genomic region from Delftia tsuruhatensis.
AGGCGAGCGCTTTCTGGCCCGCACGCGCGAGGTGCTGCAGGCCCTGGACGCGGCCGAGGAGGAACTGGCCGCGCGGCGCCAGGCGCCGGCCGGGCTGCTGCGCGTCAATGCCGCCTCGCCCTTCATGCTGCATGCCATCGTGCCCCTGGTGGCCGAGTTCCGCGCCCGCTATCCGCTGATCACGCTGGAGCTGAACACCGATGACCTGCACATCGACCTGCTGGCCCAGCGCACCGACATCGCCATCCGCATCGGCGAGCTGCGCGACTCCACGCTGCATGCGCGGCTGCTGTGCCACAGCGTGCTGCGCGTGCTGGCCAGCCCCGCCTACCTGCAGGCCCATGGCCCCGTGGCGAGCGTGGCTGCGCTGGCGCGCCACCAGCGCATCGGCAACAGCCAGGTGCCGGGCCTGAACCACTGGCCGCTGCGCACGCCCGAGGGCGGCGACCGCTGGGATGCCGCGCCCCAGCTCACGGCCTCCAGCGGCGAGACCATGCGCCAGCTGGCCCTGGCCGGCCAGGGCGTGGTCTGCCTGGCCGACTTCATGACCGTGCGCGATCGCGCCCAGGGCGAGCTGGTGCAGGTGCTGGCGCGCGAGACCGTGCAGCAGCGCCAGCCCATCCACGCCGTCTACTACCGCAACACGGCGCTGGCCGCGCGCATCGCGGCCTTCCTGGACTTTCTCTCAACGCACATGGCGGCTTCCTGAGCCGCGCTGCGCGGGCGGTCCGCGCTTGTGCATGAACGGCGCATGCATATGCGATTTGCTTCGTTGCCGCGCGGCAGGCGGCTTTCCAGAATCCAGGGTTCACCGCGGCAGGCATGGGCCGGTTGCGGCCGGAGACTGCCTTGCCCCACCTGATCGATAGCTTTGCCGACATGGCGCCCTTCGTGGCCCTGCGGCGCGACCTGCATGCCCACCCCGAACTGGGCTTCGAGGAACACCGGACCTCGGCCATCGTCGCCGAACGCCTGGCCGCCTGGGGCGTGGAGGTGCACACCGGCCTGGCGGGCACGGGGGTGGTCGGTGTGGTGCATGGCCGGCACGCAGGCACGCGCACCATCGGCCTGCGCGCCGACCTGGACGCACTGCCGCTGGAAGAAGAAAACCGCTTCGCCCACCGCTCTCAGCACGCGGGCCGCATGCATGCCTGCGGCCATGACGGCCATACCACCATGCTGCTGGCGGCGGCCTGGCACCTGGCGCGCACGCGCGACTTCGCGGGCACGGTACACCTGATCTTTCAGCCGGCTGAAGAGATGGGCAAGGCCGGCGCACGCAGGATGATCGACGAAGGCCTGTTCGAGCGCTTTCCCTGCGATGCGGTCTTCGCCCTGCACAACTTCGCGCTGGACCGCGTGGGCAGCTTCGCGCTCAACCCGGGCGCGCTCATGGCCTCCAGCAACACCTTCCGCATCGTGCTGCATGGGCAGGGCACGCATGCCTCGCTGCCACACACGGGCACCGACCCCGTGGCCGCCACCATAGACCTGGCCCAGCAGTTGCAGACCCTGGTCGCTCGCCATGTGGATTCGCGCGAACGCGCGCTGCTGGCGGTCACGCAGATCCAGGGCTCGGACGCGCCCAACGTGATTCCCGACAGCGCCTGGGTGGGCGGCACGGTGCGCACCTTCTCCGTGGCGGCGCTGGACATTCTCGAAGCCGCCCTGCGCCGCCAGGCCGAGCACACGGCCCTGGCCCATGGCTGCAGGGCCGAGATCCATTTCCGACGCGCCTCGCCGCCCCTGGTCAACCACGCGGCCAAGGCCGCCTTCGCTGCCGCCGTGATGCGCGAGATCGCGGGCGAGGACGCCGTGGACACGCAGTTCCCCGGCGTGCTGGCGGCCGAGGACTTCGCCCACATGCTGCAGGCGCGGCCCGGCTGCTACGCCTTCATCGGCAACGGCCAGGGCGATCACCGCCTGCCCGGCCATGGCGACGGCCCCTGCCTGATCCACAACCGCTCCTACGACTTCAACGACGACATCCTCGCCACGGGCGCCAGCTACTTCGTGCGGCTGGTGGAGCGGTGGCTTGCCGTCCCCCAGGAAACCTCCCCATGAAAACCCATCACCCTTCTCCCGTCACCCGCCGCGTTCTGCTGGCAGCCACCCTGGCCTTGGGACTGGCACCTGCCGTGCACGCCGAACGCGTGATCCGCATCGTCGTGCCCTTCGGCGCAGGCGCCACGCAGGACACGGTGGCACGCACTTTCAGCAATGAACTGGGCCAGGTCCTGGGCGCCAACGTGGTGGTGGAGAACCGCGCGGGCGCGGGTGGCAGCATGGGCACGGCCCAGGTGGCCAAGTCCGCGCCGGACGGCAACACCCTGGTGCTGGCCGCCGCCAGCCACAATCTGGCCGGCCACCTGTACGCAAAGCTGCCCTATGACCCGCTCAAGGACTTCGTGGGCGTGTCCTTCCTGGGCCGAACAGGCTATGTGGTGGGCGTGCCGGCCGCCTCGGGCGTGCAGACCCTGGGCGAGCTGTTGCAACGCGCCAGGGCCCAGCCCGGCCAACTCAACTATGCGTCGGCCGGCAATGGCAGCGCCTCGCACCTGGCATCGGCCTCGCTGGCCGCGCAGGCGGGCATCAAGCTCCAGCACATCCCCATGAAATCCACGGGCGACGCCACGACCGAGCTGCTGGCCGGCCGCGTACAGCTGGTCACCGGCGCCACCATCGGCATGCTGGCCTTCCAGAAGGACCCGCGCGTGAAGCTGCTGGCCTACTCGGGGCAGCAGCGCTCGCGCTTCCTGCCCGATCTGCCGACGGTGGCGGAGTCCGGCGTGCCCGGCTATGCCTTCGACTCCTGGCTGGGCCTGCTGGCACCGGCCGGCACGCCGCCCGCCGAAGTGGAGCGCATCAACGCCGCCGTGCGCAAGGTGCTGGCCGAGCCCGTGGTCCAGGAGCGCCTGGCCCGCGTGGGCGTGGAAGCCGCCACGCTGCCGGCCGCCGAATTCCAGCGCCTGCTCAAGGACGACTGGGAAGCGTCCGGGCGCATCGTCAAGGCGGCCGACGTGCGCATCGAATAGTCCACAAGGCCGTCACAGCAGCTTGGTGCCCAGCGGCACCTCGCGGTCGGGCACGCACAGCGCGACCTCGCCGTTCTCGTTGTGGAATCCCGTGACCAGGCATTCCGAGCGCATGGGGCCGATCTGCTTGCTGGGAAAGTTCAGCACGGCCACCACCTGGCGGCCTATCAGTTCCTCGGGCCGGTACAGCGCCGTGATCTGGGCGCTGGACTTGCGCAGGCCCAGTTCGGGGCCGAAATCGACCTGCAGCACATAGGCAGGGCGGCGCGCCTCCTTGAACACCTGGGCGTCCACGATGCGGCCCACGCGCAGCTCCACCTTGAGGAAGTCGTCAAAACCAATCGTTTCGTGCAATGCGGATGAATGCGTCATGCGGCCATGATGCCGCGCGGCCGGGGCCGGCTTTGTCGAGCAACGCTTGCAGTGCGGGGCAGACTGTCCGCCATGAAAAAGGCCGGCATCGCGTCCGATGCCGGCCTGGTGCGGGGCCCTCGACAGGCCCCGCAGCGGTTCACGCCAGGAATTGCCTGGAATTACTTGGCGGCGACCACGCGCACCATTTCCAGGCACTTGTTCGAGTAGCCCCACTCGTTGTCGTACCAGGACACGACCTTCACGAAGGTCTTGTCCAGGGCGATGCCGGCTTCGGCATCGAACACCGAGGTGCAGGACTCGCCGCGGAAGTCGGTCGCCACGACCTTGTCTTCGGTGTAGCCCAGCACGCCCTTGAGCGCGCCCTGGGACTGGGCCTTCATCTCGGCGCAGATCTCTTCATAGCTGGCTTCGCTGTTCAGCTCCACGGTCAGGTCCACCACCGACACGTCGGAGGTGGGCACGCGGAAGGACATGCCGGTCAGCTTCTTGTTGAGCTCGGGAATCACCACGCCCACGGCCTTGGCTGCGCCCGTGCTGGAGGGAATGATGTTCTCCAGGATGCCGCGGCCGCCGCGCCAGTCCTTGTTGCTGGGGCCGTCCACGGTCTTTTGCGTGGCGGTGGCGGCGTGCACGGTGGTCATCAGGCCGCGCTTGATGCCCCACTTGTCGTTGAGCACCTTGGCCACGGGAGCCAGGCAGTTGGTGGTGCACGAGGCGTTGGAGATCACGTCCTGGCCGGCGTAGGTCTTGCAGTTCACGCCGAAGACGAACATCGGCGTGCTGTCCTTGGAAGGCGCGGACATGATGACCTTCTTGGCGCCGGCAGCCAGGTGCTTGCGTGCGGTCTCGTCGGTCAGGAACAGGCCGGTGGCCTCGATCACGATGTCGGCGCCGACTTCGTTCCACTTCAGGTTGGCGGGGTCGCGCTCCTGCGTCAGGCGGATGGTCTTGCCGTTGACGATCAGGTTGGAGCCCTCCACCGAGACCTCGCCCTTGAAGCGGCCGTGCACGCTGTCGTACTTGAGCATGTAGGCCAGGTAGTCGGGCTCGAGCAGGTCGTTGATGCCCACGACTTCGATGTCGCTGAAGTTCTGCACGGCAGCGCGGAACACCATGCGGCCGATGCGGCCGAAGCCGTTGATACCGATCTTGATCGTCATATATGCCTCTTGGATTGACGGATTGCGAAAAACGGAAAAACTGAAACGGTGAGGACCAGGACAGGCCTGGCAGGCGGCAAAAAGGGGCCACAGGCCCCTTCTCGCAGCTTACTTGCCGGCGCGCTGCAGCGCAGCCTGCACGGTGTCGGCGACGTTCTCGGCCGTGAAGCCGAAGTGCTTGAACAGCACGGGCGCGGGCGCCGATTCGCCGTAGGTGTCGATGCCGACGACGGCGGCGCAGCCGTACTTCCACCAGAAGTCGGTCACGCCCATTTCCACGGCGATGCGCGGCAGGTTGGCCGGCAGCACCTGGCTCTTGTACTTCGCGTCCTGGCGGTCGAAGGTCGTGGTGCTGGGCATGGAGACCACGCGCACGGCGATCTTGCGATCGGCCAGCAGCTTCTGCGCGGCCAGGGCCAGCTGCACTTCGGAGCCGGTGGCGATGATGACGGCCTGGGCCTTCTTGTTCAGGCCGACGGCCTTGGGCTCGGACAGCACGTAGGCGCCGCAGGCGATGTCGTCCAGCGCGTCTTCGGTCTTGGCTGCGTAGGCCAGGTTCTGGCGCGACAGCAGCAGGGCCGTGGGCTTGTTCTTCTGGCTCAGGGCCACGGTCCAGGCGACGGCGGTTTCCGTGGTGTCTGCAGGGCGCCAGACATCCAGGCCCGGGATCAGGCGCAGCGAGGCGGCGTGCTCGATGGACTGGTGGGTGGGACCGTCCTCGCCCAGGCCGATGGAGTCGTGCGTGAAGACGTGGATCACGCGCTGCTTCATCAGCGCGGCCATGCGGATGGCGTTGCGGCTGTAGTCGCTGAAGGTCAGGAAGGTGCCGGCGTAGGGGATGTAGCCACCGTGCAGGGCGATGCCGTTCATGATGGCGGCCATGCCGAACTCGCGCACACCGTAGTTGATGTGGCGGCCGATCTTGCCGTCCTCGGTCAGGACCACGGCACCCTTGTCGTCCACGCGCAGCGAAGGCGTGCTCTTGGTGTTGGTCAGGTTGGAGCCGGTCAGGTCGGCCGAGCCGCCCAGCAGTTCGGGCAGGGCAGCGGTCAGGCCTTCCAGGGCCAGCTGGCTGGCCTTGCGGCTGGCCACGGTGGCGCCGGCGTCATGCGCGTCGGAGGCGATCTGCGCGGCGATCTCGCCGAAGTTGGCGGGCAGTTCGCCGGCCATGCGGCGCTTGAATTCGGCGGCCAGCTCGGGGAAGGCCTTGGCATAGGCGGCGAACTTCCTGTTCCAGGCGGCTTCGGACTTGGCGCCGGCGGCCTTGGCATCCCAGTCGCCATACACGCTGGCGGGGATGTCGAAGGGGCCATGCTCCCAGCCCAGGGCGGCGCGGGTCAGCGCGATTTCCTCGGCGCCCAGGGGTTCGCCGTGGGCCTTGGCCGTGTCCTGGCGGTTGGGCGAGCCCTTGCCGATGTGGGTCTTGCAGCAGATCAGCGTGGGCTTGTCGGCGCTCTTCCTGGCAGCGGCGATGGCCTTGTCCACGGCATCCACGTCGTGGCCGTCGACGTCGCGGATCACGTTCCAGCCATAGGCCTCGAAGCGCGCGGGCGTGTTGTCGATGAACCAGGGGGCGACCTTGCCGTCAATGGAGATGCCGTTGTCGTCGTACAGGGCGACCAGCTTGTTCAGCTTCCAGGCGCCGGCCAGGGCCGCGGCCTCGTGGCTGATGCCTTCCATCAGGCAGCCGTCACCCAGGAACACATAGGTGTGGTGGTCGACGATGGAGTGGCCCGCGCGGTTGAACTCGGCGGCCAGCAGCTTTTCGGCCAGCGCGAAGCCCACGGCATTGGTGATGCCCTGGCCCAGGGGTCCGGTGGTGGTTTCCACGCCGGGGGTGACGCCCACTTCGGGGTGGCCGGCCGTCTTGCTGTGCAGCTGGCGGAAGTTCCTGAGCTCGTCGATAGGCAGCGCGTAGCCCGTCAGGTGCAGCAGCGCGTAGATCAGCATGGAGCCGTGGCCGTTGGACAGGATGAAGCGGTCGCGGTCCGCCCATTGCGGGTTGACGGGGTTGTGCTTGAGGTGACGGCTCCACAGTGCCACGGCCATGTCGGCCATGCCCATGGGGGCGCCGGGGTGACCGGAGTTGGCTTGTTGAACGGCATCCATTGCGAGTGCGCGGATCGCATTCGCCATTTGTTGAGTGTTGGCCATCAGGGCGCTCCGTAAAGGAGGGGGTAATCAGAGTAAGCCGGTCATTTTAAAGGAGGCGGGTTTTCGGCCTTGGCGCGTGGGGCAATGGCCGCTGGCGATGGTCTACAGTTGCACTCCATGACCGTCCCGCCCACCCCGCCGTTTCCCGCCGCGCAGGCGCTTTCCCTCACCGAGCAGCCACCGGCCATGCTGCTGGCCGCGGGCCGAGGCGAGCGCATGCGGCCACTGACCGACACCTGCCCCAAGCCGCTGCTGGCCGTGCAGGGACAGCCGCTGCTGGCACACCATCTGCGAGCCCTGGCGAAGGCTGGCGTACGCCGTGCCGTCATCAACACAGGCTGGCTGGGCGAGCAGATCCCTGCGCGCTTTGGCACGCGCTTCGTGCCCGGGACGGCAGGCGAGCCGCTGTCGCTGGCGTACTCGCCCGAGCCTGAGCAGGCGCTGGAGACGGCCGGCGGCATTGCGCGCGCGCTGCCGCTGCTGGACATGGTGTTCTGGCTGGCGGCCGGCGATGTGTACGCACCGGACTTCGACTTTCCCTTCGACGCCGCCCGCGACTTCGCGGCCAGCGGCCGCCTGGCCCATCTGTGGCTGGTGCCCAACCCCGAGCACCATCCGCGTGGCGACTTCGGCGTGGATGCGCTGGGCCTGGCCTGCGACTGGCCCGAGGGCGATGCCCGCCCGCGCCAGACCTACGGCACCATCGCGCTGCTGCGCGCCGAGCTGTTTGCCGCGCCCTGGTGCGACATCCCGCCCGGCAACCCCGAGGGCCGGCGCGTCCCGCTGGTGTCGCTGCTGCGCCGGGCCATGGCTGCGGGCCAGGTGAGCGCCAGCCCGTACACGGGCCGCTGGACCGATGTGGGCACGCCCGCGCGGCTGGAGCGCCTCAACGCGCCGGGCTGATACACCGCGCGTCGGTGAGTGCGGCCTGGCGATCGGCAGCTTGGCGCCCTGCCCCCTGCGCCTGCAGGCAGCGGCAGGCGCTTCGTGATAGCGTCGCTGGTTCGGCGCAGCGGCGCGCCAGAAAGCCTTTCGATGAGCGTGATCCAGTATGTGATGTTCCTGGCCCTGGTGGGCCTGGCGACGTTTTGCCAGAACCTGACGGGCTTTGCCTTCGGACTGATCTTCGTGGGCGTGGCCGGTGCCACGCACCTGATGGGCATAGGCGATGCCGCCAACGTGGCCTGCCTGCTGTCCGTGGTCAATGGCGTGGTCTACCTGCGCACCCACCGCCAGGTGCCGCAGTGGACCCTGCTCAAGCCCATGCTCGCCAGCAGCATCATCGGCGTGGTGGGCGGCGTGCTGCTGCTGCAGTGGCTCAGCGGCAATGCGCTGAGCGGGCTGCGCATGCTGCTGGGCCTGGCCATCATGGCCTGCGCGCTGTTGTTGCTGCTGCAAAAGCAGGTCAACGCACAAATGTCCGGACCGGTGTCGCTGTGGGTGGCCGGTGTGGCCTCGGGACTGCTGGGCGGTCTGTTCGCCACGCCGGGCCCGCCCATGGTCTACCACCTGTACCGCCAGCCGCTGGACCGTCTGGTGGTGCGCCAGTGCCTGTTCTCCATGTTCCTCACCTGCGCGCTGCTGCGCCTGGCGATGGTGGCCTGGGAGGGCGAGGTCACCGGCAGCGTGCTGTTGGCCGCAGCCCTGGCCTTTCCCGTGGTGACGGTGGTGACCTGGCTGCACATGCGCCATCCGCCCGCCCTGCCCAAGCGGCTGGTGGAGTGGATGGTCTGCCTGCTGCTGATGCTCTCGGGCACCAGCCTGCTGGTGTCGGGCTGGAATGCAAGCCAGCCTCAGCCCGTGGTGCCCGATGACGAGATGGCCATGGCCGTACCCCAGCGGTCAGCAGCTGCGGCTGCGGCCCCCACGCCGCGCTGAAAGCAAAAAAGCCCGCCAGGCGGACCGGCGGGCTTTTTTGAAGGGGCAGGAACCGATCAGTTCACGACCTGCTGCAGCGAGCCGGCAGCGTACTTGGCGGCCATCTGCTCCAGCGTGTAGCCCTTGATCTTGGCGCCCTGGCCTTCGCAGCCGAACTCGATGTAGCGGGCCTTGCAGATCTGCTTGGCGGCTTCGCGGGCAGGCTTGAGCCATTCGCGGGCATCGAACTTCTCGGGGTTCTCGGCCAGGAACTTGCGCACGGCGCCGGTCATCGCCAGGCGGATGTCGGTGTCGATGTTGATCTTGCGCACGCCGTGCTTGATGGCTTCCTGGATTTCCTCGACGGGCACGCCGTAGGTTTCCTTCATGGCGCCGCCGTACTGGCGGATGATTTCCAGCAGTTCCTGGGGCACGGAGGAGGAGCCGTGCATGACCAGGTGGGTGTTGGGCAGGCGGGCGTGGATTTCCTTGACGCGCTGGATGGACAGGATGTCGCCCGTGGGCTTGCGCGTGAACTTGTAGGCGCCGTGGCTGGTGCCGATGGCAATGGCCAGCGCGTCCAGCTGCGTGGCCTTGACGAACTGGGCCGCTTCCTCGGGGTCGGTCAGCAGGGCCGAGTGGTCGAGCACGCCTTCGGCGCCCACGCCGTCTTCCTCGCCGGCCATGCCGGTTTCCAGGGAGCCCAGGCAGCCGAGTTCACCTTCGACCGTGGCGCCCAGCTTGTGGGCCATTTCCACGACCTTGCGGGTCACGTCCACGTTGTATTCGAAGGACGAGGGCGTCTTGCCGTCTTCCATCAGCGAGCCGTCCATCATCACCGAGCCGAAACCCAGGTTCAGCGCGCCCTGGCAGATGGCGGGCGAGGTGCCGTGGTCCTGGTGCATGACCAGGGGGATGTGGGGATACTGCTCAGCGGCGGCCTGGATCAGGTGCTTGATGAAGGGCTCGCCGGCGTACTTGCGGGCGCCTGCGCTGGCCTGCAGGATGACGGGCGCGCCCACTTCGTCGGCGGCCGACATCACGGCTTGCACCTGCTCCAGGTTGTTGACGTTGAAGGCGGGAAGACCGTAGCCGTTTTCGGCAGCGTGGTCCAGCAGTTCGCGCATCGAAACGAGAGGCATGTGTAGGGTCCGTATCAAGTTGTTGAGAGGGGGATGCCCCTGCCGCATGGCAGCCGCCGCTGCGTCATGGGTGCGCTGCGGGGCCACGGCCGGGGGATCGCGGCAGTAACCGCTTGGTAACTGGCGATTTTAACCAGCTGCCGCCAACCCTGTCCCAGGCATTCCCATGCGGTAGCAGGTCGTGAAGCCTTCGGGCGGCGCGGCCTCGCCAAAGCTTCCCTGATGGGCGCGCAGCACGCGCGCCACGATCTCGTGGCCCAGGTGCAGGCTGTCCACGGGCGGCGGCGCACGGTCGACGCCGTCCCTGCGGCCATCGTCGCAGACCTGCAGCCAGACCTCGCCATCCGGCCCCTGCCCGGCCTGGACTTCGATCTGCGTGCCGTGCGGCGTGTGCTTGAGGGCGTTTTCCACCAGATTGCGCAACGCCAGCTCCAGCAGCACGGCATTGCCCATCACGCCCAGTGCCTCAGGCGCCTGCACGGACAGGCTGCAGTCGCGCTGCCAGGCCGCCTGCGCATGGGCAGCCACCACCTGGCGGGCCAGCGCGGCCAGGTCCACGGGCACGGGCGGCTCGGCCAGCATGGCGCGGCCTGCGCGCGCCAGTGCCAGCAGTTGGCTGAGCACATGGCCGGCGTGCAGCGCGTCCCGGCCTATCTGCGCCAGTGCCTGGCGCTGGGCCGGGGCGTCCATGGCACCGGCCGGCGCATCGCCCAGGGCGCGCGCCTGCAAGGCAATGGATGCCAGCGGCGTGCGCAGTTCATGGGCCACTTCGTTGGCCAGGCTGCGCTCACGCTCCAGCGCCTCCTGCTGGCGGTCCAGCAAGGTGTTGATGGAGTTGACCACGGGCATGAATTCCCGCAGCGCGTGGCGGTGCGAGACGCGCTCGGCCTGGGCCAGGTCCAGGCGCTCCACCTCGCGCGAGAGTTCGTTGAGCGGCCGCATGCCCCGGCGAATGGCCAGCCCCAGCGCCAGCGCCACCACGGGCAGCAGCCACAGGCCGGGCTCGATCATCTGGCCCGCGATGTCGTCGGCCAGTTCGTCGCGCTCCTGCAGTTCGATCATCACGCTGACCTTGCGCGCGTGGTCGCGGCTCCACTGGGTGAAGCTGCGCCAGGCGCGGCGCTCCGGGCCCAGGCGCAGCGTGGCAAAGCCCTGCTCGGTGTCGAAGGAGGGCTCGGGCGCATCGCCGGTGCGCGAGATGACCCGCCCCGTGCCGTCCCACAGGGCCACGCTCAGCGATTGCTGGTAGTCGTGGGCCATGAGGCCCGGCGGCTCGTGCACGGGCGTGGCCTCGCCGTGGTCCACGGCGCCTTCCACATGGAGATTGAGCACCAGCGCCGCGACACCGGCCAGGTGGCCGTCGGTCAGCTCGTCGGCCTCGTGCACGCCGGTCTGGTATCCCAGGGCCACGAAGCTGGCCCAGACCACCACCAGCGCGCCCAGCATCCAGGCCATCAGATGCCAGATCAGCGAGGGCCGGCGGCCCGGCGCGGCGCTCATGCGTTCTCCACGGGCAGGAAGTAGCCCACGCCGCGCATGGTGACGATGCTGGCATTGCCCAGCTTCTTGCGCAGATGGTGGATGTGGACCTCGACGGCATTGCTCTCCACCGCCGTGCCCCAGCTGTACAGGTGTTCCTCGATCTGCTGGCGCGAGAGCACGCGCCCGCGCGCCTGCAGCAGCACCCAGAGCACGGAGAACTCGCGCGGCGACATCTCCACCAGCTTGCCA
It encodes:
- a CDS encoding LysR family transcriptional regulator, coding for MKTTLDELQAFRAVIDCGSITAAAEQLGQTTSGISRSLSRLEKKLATTLVRRTTRSLELTEEGERFLARTREVLQALDAAEEELAARRQAPAGLLRVNAASPFMLHAIVPLVAEFRARYPLITLELNTDDLHIDLLAQRTDIAIRIGELRDSTLHARLLCHSVLRVLASPAYLQAHGPVASVAALARHQRIGNSQVPGLNHWPLRTPEGGDRWDAAPQLTASSGETMRQLALAGQGVVCLADFMTVRDRAQGELVQVLARETVQQRQPIHAVYYRNTALAARIAAFLDFLSTHMAAS
- a CDS encoding M20 aminoacylase family protein; translation: MGRLRPETALPHLIDSFADMAPFVALRRDLHAHPELGFEEHRTSAIVAERLAAWGVEVHTGLAGTGVVGVVHGRHAGTRTIGLRADLDALPLEEENRFAHRSQHAGRMHACGHDGHTTMLLAAAWHLARTRDFAGTVHLIFQPAEEMGKAGARRMIDEGLFERFPCDAVFALHNFALDRVGSFALNPGALMASSNTFRIVLHGQGTHASLPHTGTDPVAATIDLAQQLQTLVARHVDSRERALLAVTQIQGSDAPNVIPDSAWVGGTVRTFSVAALDILEAALRRQAEHTALAHGCRAEIHFRRASPPLVNHAAKAAFAAAVMREIAGEDAVDTQFPGVLAAEDFAHMLQARPGCYAFIGNGQGDHRLPGHGDGPCLIHNRSYDFNDDILATGASYFVRLVERWLAVPQETSP
- a CDS encoding tripartite tricarboxylate transporter substrate binding protein, encoding MKTHHPSPVTRRVLLAATLALGLAPAVHAERVIRIVVPFGAGATQDTVARTFSNELGQVLGANVVVENRAGAGGSMGTAQVAKSAPDGNTLVLAAASHNLAGHLYAKLPYDPLKDFVGVSFLGRTGYVVGVPAASGVQTLGELLQRARAQPGQLNYASAGNGSASHLASASLAAQAGIKLQHIPMKSTGDATTELLAGRVQLVTGATIGMLAFQKDPRVKLLAYSGQQRSRFLPDLPTVAESGVPGYAFDSWLGLLAPAGTPPAEVERINAAVRKVLAEPVVQERLARVGVEAATLPAAEFQRLLKDDWEASGRIVKAADVRIE
- a CDS encoding tRNA-binding protein; this translates as MTHSSALHETIGFDDFLKVELRVGRIVDAQVFKEARRPAYVLQVDFGPELGLRKSSAQITALYRPEELIGRQVVAVLNFPSKQIGPMRSECLVTGFHNENGEVALCVPDREVPLGTKLL
- the gap gene encoding type I glyceraldehyde-3-phosphate dehydrogenase; this translates as MTIKIGINGFGRIGRMVFRAAVQNFSDIEVVGINDLLEPDYLAYMLKYDSVHGRFKGEVSVEGSNLIVNGKTIRLTQERDPANLKWNEVGADIVIEATGLFLTDETARKHLAAGAKKVIMSAPSKDSTPMFVFGVNCKTYAGQDVISNASCTTNCLAPVAKVLNDKWGIKRGLMTTVHAATATQKTVDGPSNKDWRGGRGILENIIPSSTGAAKAVGVVIPELNKKLTGMSFRVPTSDVSVVDLTVELNSEASYEEICAEMKAQSQGALKGVLGYTEDKVVATDFRGESCTSVFDAEAGIALDKTFVKVVSWYDNEWGYSNKCLEMVRVVAAK
- the tkt gene encoding transketolase; the protein is MANTQQMANAIRALAMDAVQQANSGHPGAPMGMADMAVALWSRHLKHNPVNPQWADRDRFILSNGHGSMLIYALLHLTGYALPIDELRNFRQLHSKTAGHPEVGVTPGVETTTGPLGQGITNAVGFALAEKLLAAEFNRAGHSIVDHHTYVFLGDGCLMEGISHEAAALAGAWKLNKLVALYDDNGISIDGKVAPWFIDNTPARFEAYGWNVIRDVDGHDVDAVDKAIAAARKSADKPTLICCKTHIGKGSPNRQDTAKAHGEPLGAEEIALTRAALGWEHGPFDIPASVYGDWDAKAAGAKSEAAWNRKFAAYAKAFPELAAEFKRRMAGELPANFGEIAAQIASDAHDAGATVASRKASQLALEGLTAALPELLGGSADLTGSNLTNTKSTPSLRVDDKGAVVLTEDGKIGRHINYGVREFGMAAIMNGIALHGGYIPYAGTFLTFSDYSRNAIRMAALMKQRVIHVFTHDSIGLGEDGPTHQSIEHAASLRLIPGLDVWRPADTTETAVAWTVALSQKNKPTALLLSRQNLAYAAKTEDALDDIACGAYVLSEPKAVGLNKKAQAVIIATGSEVQLALAAQKLLADRKIAVRVVSMPSTTTFDRQDAKYKSQVLPANLPRIAVEMGVTDFWWKYGCAAVVGIDTYGESAPAPVLFKHFGFTAENVADTVQAALQRAGK
- a CDS encoding nucleotidyltransferase family protein; its protein translation is MTVPPTPPFPAAQALSLTEQPPAMLLAAGRGERMRPLTDTCPKPLLAVQGQPLLAHHLRALAKAGVRRAVINTGWLGEQIPARFGTRFVPGTAGEPLSLAYSPEPEQALETAGGIARALPLLDMVFWLAAGDVYAPDFDFPFDAARDFAASGRLAHLWLVPNPEHHPRGDFGVDALGLACDWPEGDARPRQTYGTIALLRAELFAAPWCDIPPGNPEGRRVPLVSLLRRAMAAGQVSASPYTGRWTDVGTPARLERLNAPG
- a CDS encoding sulfite exporter TauE/SafE family protein, encoding MSVIQYVMFLALVGLATFCQNLTGFAFGLIFVGVAGATHLMGIGDAANVACLLSVVNGVVYLRTHRQVPQWTLLKPMLASSIIGVVGGVLLLQWLSGNALSGLRMLLGLAIMACALLLLLQKQVNAQMSGPVSLWVAGVASGLLGGLFATPGPPMVYHLYRQPLDRLVVRQCLFSMFLTCALLRLAMVAWEGEVTGSVLLAAALAFPVVTVVTWLHMRHPPALPKRLVEWMVCLLLMLSGTSLLVSGWNASQPQPVVPDDEMAMAVPQRSAAAAAAPTPR
- the fba gene encoding class II fructose-bisphosphate aldolase (catalyzes the reversible aldol condensation of dihydroxyacetonephosphate and glyceraldehyde 3-phosphate in the Calvin cycle, glycolysis, and/or gluconeogenesis), translated to MPLVSMRELLDHAAENGYGLPAFNVNNLEQVQAVMSAADEVGAPVILQASAGARKYAGEPFIKHLIQAAAEQYPHIPLVMHQDHGTSPAICQGALNLGFGSVMMDGSLMEDGKTPSSFEYNVDVTRKVVEMAHKLGATVEGELGCLGSLETGMAGEEDGVGAEGVLDHSALLTDPEEAAQFVKATQLDALAIAIGTSHGAYKFTRKPTGDILSIQRVKEIHARLPNTHLVMHGSSSVPQELLEIIRQYGGAMKETYGVPVEEIQEAIKHGVRKINIDTDIRLAMTGAVRKFLAENPEKFDAREWLKPAREAAKQICKARYIEFGCEGQGAKIKGYTLEQMAAKYAAGSLQQVVN
- a CDS encoding sensor histidine kinase; this encodes MSAAPGRRPSLIWHLMAWMLGALVVVWASFVALGYQTGVHEADELTDGHLAGVAALVLNLHVEGAVDHGEATPVHEPPGLMAHDYQQSLSVALWDGTGRVISRTGDAPEPSFDTEQGFATLRLGPERRAWRSFTQWSRDHARKVSVMIELQERDELADDIAGQMIEPGLWLLPVVALALGLAIRRGMRPLNELSREVERLDLAQAERVSHRHALREFMPVVNSINTLLDRQQEALERERSLANEVAHELRTPLASIALQARALGDAPAGAMDAPAQRQALAQIGRDALHAGHVLSQLLALARAGRAMLAEPPVPVDLAALARQVVAAHAQAAWQRDCSLSVQAPEALGVMGNAVLLELALRNLVENALKHTPHGTQIEVQAGQGPDGEVWLQVCDDGRRDGVDRAPPPVDSLHLGHEIVARVLRAHQGSFGEAAPPEGFTTCYRMGMPGTGLAAAG